The following is a genomic window from Drosophila busckii strain San Diego stock center, stock number 13000-0081.31 chromosome 2L, ASM1175060v1, whole genome shotgun sequence.
aacaaaactgttgATGTTTTCtcttgttttctatttttgtcAACAGTCAGCACTAGCAACTGCTTGCGTAGGCGGTAGGCGTGGCAAGctgtaattaattgtttgttggcaacagtttgttgcgttttttcaagctttaattgcattaatcaTTGCGCAAAGTTTTGTTacagttaacaaattaattgcatgtgtgtgtagcttaaaTTGACCTACATATTAGCAACTAAAACTGTTTACaaaatgcattgaaaataaacaaatataaacacagACAAACCCACGCCacgcttatataaaaaattaagctgcaattaattgcattaagcaACAGCAGGGGGCGCCACCACTTGaaccacaaaagcaaaacaattgaaaatctaaaattgaattaaatgcattcTGAAATATTTACATGCTAATTGCTGTTTTTTGGTTGGAATTTTCAGCTTCCAGGTGGGCTCCATTTACACATACATCGGCGAGGTGTGCGTCTCCATGAATCCGTACAGACAGATGAACATCTACGGGCCGGAGACCATACGCAAGTACAAAGGCCGCGAGCTGTTTGAGAATCCGCCGCATATCTATGCCACAGCCGATGCGGCATACAGAGTGCTCAAGCAGCGCCACCAGGACACCTGCATACTCATCTCGGGCGAGTCCGGCGCGGGCAAGACCGAGGCCTCCAAGATCATCATGAAGTACATTGCGGCCGTGACCAATGCGCAGGGACAAAACGAAATCGAACGGTGAGTGAGCGGAGAAGTGTGTGTGAATAACAAGTTAATTATTTCTAAGAGCTCTCGAGAGTCTGGGAACTTGAGCGCGGGAACCTTAACTATTGTATGGGtggcatgcaaaataatataatatgcatatggaAAACTTTCATGACACTCATTAGCGCATGGCTGACATGCCACAGCGGGACCAAAGGCCTCCAGCACTCGAGAGAGAGACTGTACActcgaaaaaaaacaaaaacacactcTTGACCAACTACAAATACACTTTGTGTAGAACAGAATAGAAAGGAATGGaaagaatatttatatagatatacaaAAATGAGCTGCAATGATTAAATCAAACATAAAGCTATAtctattaatattttccaATAAGCTTTAAGACAAATCTGAATACTCTACTGAATCTTCCAATTGGGAAAATGCTATGCTGATCTGTAATACTTTTCCAAATGCTTTTCACTCACTTTCAACTTTGTTatcattttcaaatttaacttatctttttttttttaaatctgaGCAGCGCTTAATTTACTAAAACTTCTCATTAAAAAAGTCGCAAGTCTGAGTGTAACTTACCTAAAAACTTAACTAAAAACACACTTTGTACATCTGTAATATTTTTCCAAATGCCTTTCACTCACTTTCAACGTTGTtgtcaatttcaaattgaacttCAAACTCactaaatttctttaaaatctGAGCAGCGTCAAATTTACTAGaacttttcattaaaaaagTCTCAAGTCTTAGTGTAGCTTAcccaaacaaaaatacactttgtttaactttaataCTTTTTCAAATGCAAGAAGATCCTTTTCAACTTTTTAGCATTTTCAATGTATCTTAAATGTATCGAATTTCATTACAAAGTTTGGTAGTGTTTGTTATCGGCCAAACTTTACTTCTactcaaattcaattcatttctctcagtgtactTTTCTTTAAATGACATCACTGCGTCTACTTTATAATgaaaagctaacaaattagGTGACTGCTAATTGCAGCTAGACACAGCTCCGCAGCTAATCTGACATTACTGCTACTTGCGGCTTGCGACTGGCCCCAgcctgcaacaatttgtggcaacgTATATAAAACCCAACCCTCGACTAAATTTTTAGTGCTCAATTTTTAGTGGcgcgcaatttaaattgacattCAAGACAATTGCCCATTTTCTTAATTAGTGCGCACAAACATCGAGAAAAACACACccaactatataaatttatattacgtgcatttaagaaataaaaagccagcaatttaatgcatttaatttaactatttaattgcagtgtGAAGAACGTGCTAATCCAGAGCAATGCGATATTGGAAACATTTGGCAACGCCAAAACGAATCGCAATGATAACTCGAGTCGCTTTGGCAAATACATGGATATTGAGTTCGATTACAAGGCGGATCCGGTGGGTGGCATAATCACCAACTATTTGCTGGAAAAGTCGCGTGTGGTGCAGCAACAGCCGGGGGAGCGCAATTTCCACAGTTTCTATCAGGTAAGAACGCCCTATTCCCTATTTGTGGGTGTGGTCGGTCGCTGAGTGAGTCAGCGGTTTGGGTTGATTTTAGGTGCggcttaaatgcttttaaagtGGATCATAAAACATATAgacaaatgtatatttaattcttttacGCTTAGGCCTAAtggcaacataaaaattaagtctcggtgcaattaaatttgaagtcAAAGTGCTCGCTCAGaaactattaattaattaatttattgcaaaactCAAAAGCACAATTGTGTGTTTGCATACACAGCTGATGATatcattattatattagttataAAAGTAGATAGCAGCAAAGTCAGTCACTTGCTTATTCATTACATGAGAATTCTGGCAGCCTTGCCCTTCAGTTgggcatatattatatagaaatatatgtgAGACACGCTGCCAATGCAAATgtgttaaagtttaaacaaaagcagcaattgtatgttgttgttaaattgaGCGCGCAGGCGTTAATTAAGACGAATATGTCAAtctgtaaacaaattaaatcaagcgCGTTAATAAAAGTTCAATCTAAGCTAAGCTGAAGATTTATAATTTGGGCTACGTTCAATATAGTAATTGTAgtaatagttaataatttaattagatttgcttataataattaaaaataatttaaagtgcCATAACTATttctcaaatttatttaagagaTTTTAACTGAAGCTGACTAGCTAAATCTTAAACTTTTTCGTTATAttattaaagttgctgcttcaacctttttttaaattttataaagcagcaaataatataattagaattcaaaaatatattatgtttAAGCTTTACAGCTTTTACCATCGAAatttgctgtatttatttattgctcacttttttttatagttcaCTATCTCACACCTCTTGactatatttacaaattagcCGTCGCGCCAATTGTtgataaatgttataaatacaTGTTTATCTATAAAACAAGGCCCACTGTGCCTAACTGTGAAATTCCATAGCGACAATTAAAACGGAAGTTCAATTATGGTTAACATGTGTGCTAATTTgtttggctgtctgtctgtctctgtccCTGGctcattaattataaacatgcCATAGAcctaaaatatttgccaatttACATTAGTTGCTGTCTCGCAgctctttataatttttataaaatttgtaggCCTAAACACAGACATACAATTCAAAAGAATCGTAGCTCTTATTAGTTTTCAATAAACAGAAGATGtctcagctgctgtttgtgtttgATTTTACCGCAATTCTGCTTTAGTTTCTACTTACTACTAATACTAATGTCGCTTaatgcaatcaaaacaaaagtcagCCCATGATACAGTTATAATTGCGCTCTTCGTTTTGAGTGTTTCGGTTActcagctgcagtcgctgtcgctcaCACAAACGAAAAGCGCAAGAGCAAGCAAGCTACAAAAAGGGAAGAAGAAGCTACGAAACCCAAGAGCACGATGCGCTGCATACCATGCGCCAGCCCATGCCACCCACAATCGTACGATGCGACTTGAGCGCTCTCTCAGCATCAAAGCAGCAACGCTCTCTCGCTATTGAGCGCGCCTTTGCTATCGCTCACGCGCTCTTTGAGcggcttgcgctctcagctttCGCTGCTTGCACTGAGATCAATGTATGGGTGGCTGGCAGGTAGAACAGCAAGCGAGGCGCCCTTCAGCTCAGTAGTGCTTGAGCTGTTGGCGCTTAAACAAGCAGTGGACAAGCTGCCACtgtaatacaaataaataatgtcaATATATTGtgctaatgcattttattattaattaatgtaacatttacttatttacttatatttttattaaattttagttgctgcgCGGCGCCAGCGACAACGAGCTGCGTCAGTATGATCTACAAAAGGAGACATCAAAGTATCATTACTTGAACCAAGGCAGCATGGACATACTCAGCGAGAAGACGGACTACAAGGGCACTACGTTTGCTTTCAAGACGCTCGGCTTCCAGGCGGATGAAGTGCACACCATTTGGCGCACCATTGCCTCGATACTGCATCTGGGCAATGTGGAGTTTCAAAGTGAGTGGGAAACAGCATTTGATAACAATTGATACTCATAATACGCTTTGCCTTTTAGCTATTGAGGATGAGCTGGTGATCACCAACAAGACGCATTTGCAGTCGGcggccaagctgctgcaggTCACGGAGTCGGAGCTATCTGCTGCTTTGACCAAGCGCACAATTGCCGCTGGTGGCAATGTCATGAAGAAGGATCACGATGCAACGCAGGCGGAGCACGGCAAGGATGCGCTGGCCAAGGCCATCTATGATCGCTTGTTCACTTGGGTCATCTCACGCATCAATCGCGCCATTCTCTTCAGAGGCAGCAAAGTGCAGGCCAGATTCAATTCGGTTATAGGCGTGCTGGACATCTATGGCTTTGAAATCTTCGACTCGAACAGCTTTGAGCAGTTCTGCATCAACTATTGCAAtgagaagctgcagcagctgttcaTTGAGCTGGTGCTGAAGCAGGAGCAGGAGGAATATCAGCGCGAGGGCATTGAGTGGACCAACATTGAGTACTTTAACAATAAGGCAGGTGCCCactaaattatgcataaactaaacaattaattgttagcCCTATTTTGATACAGATCATTTGCGATTTGGTGGAGCAACCGCACAAGGGCATCATTGCCATAATGGATGAAGCTTGTCTGAGCGTGGGCAATGTTAACGACGACACGCTGCTGGGCGCCATGGATAAGAACCTGAGCAAGCATCCGCACTACACCAGTCGCCAGCTAAAGCCGACGGACAAGGAGCTGAAGCATCGCGAGGACTTTCGCATTACTCACTATGCCGGCgatgttatttataatatCAATGGGTTTATTGAAAAGAATCGCGATACGCTGTATCAGGACTTTAAGCGCCTGCTGCACAACTCCAAGGACGCCAATCTCAGCGAGATGTGGCCCGAGGGCGCGCAGGACATTAAGAAGACCACCAAGCGGCCACTGACCGCCGGCACGCTGTTCCAGCGCAGCATGGCCGATCTGGTGAGCACGCTGCTGAAGAAGGAGCCGTTCTATGTGCGCTGCATCAAGCCCAACGAcatcaagagcagcagcatgttcGACGAGGAGCGCGTGCAGCATCAGGTGCGCTATCTGGGCCTGCTGGAGAATGTGCGCGTGCGTCGCGCTGGCTTCGTGCATCGCCAGCGCTACGACAAGTTCCTGCTGCGCTACAAAATGATCTCGCAGTACACTTGGCCCAACTTCCGCGCCGGCAGCGATCGCGATGGCGTGCGCGTGCTCATTGAGGAGAAGGGCTTTGCCCAGGACGTCAAGTATGGCCACACCAAGATATTCATACGCTCGCCCAAGACGCTGTTtgcgctggagcagcagcgcaacgaAATGATTCCACACATTGTGACGCTGCTGCAGAAGCAAGTGCGTGGCTGGATAGCCAGACGCAACTTTAAGAAAATGAAGGCGGCGCTCACTATAATGCGCGCCTACAAGACCTACAAGCTGCGCAGCTATGTGCACGAGTTGGCGCAGCGCTTCCGccatgccaagcagcagcgtgACTACGGACGCAGCATACAGTGGCCCAATCCGCCGCTCTCTGGACGCCAAGCAGCTGTGCGCTTGCATCGCATCTTCGATCACTGGCGCGCTTACATGATTCTGCGCAAATATCCGCGCAGCGAGTGGCCGCAGCTGCGTCTGCAGATCATTGCAGCTACAGCGCTGGCTGGACGTCGTCCCTACTGGGGACAGCAGCGCAAGTGGCTGGGCGACTACTTGGCCAACTCGCTGGACAACAGCGGCTATGAGGCGTACACAGCTAATGTCAAGAATCTGCGcaacagcggcggcggcgacagcTTCCGCCAGGTGCTCTTCTCCGGCTTTGTGCGCAAGTTCAATCGCCACAACAAGCAGGCGGATCGCGCTTTCATTGTCACCGATACCAACATCTATAAGCTGGAAGGCATTAAGAAGAAGTTCAAGGACATGCAGCGCTCCATTGCTATAAAAGAGGTTAGtccttataaaaaatatatttattatgtgttATGTTTATCTATTGCTTGCAGCTTACCTCCATCAGCGTTACTCCTGGACGTGATCAGCTTATAGTGTTCCACTCGCCCAAGAATAACGATTTGGTGTTTTCTCTGCAAGGCGAAACGACGCAGCTGAAAGAAGATCGCATAGGCGAACTTGTTGGCATTGTTTGCAAAAAGTACTACGAGTAAGTATTATGCTTAtactttgtttaaacaattgctgactgactgtttattttgcagcgcTACGGGCACAGAACTGCGAGTTAATGTGGGCAGCAACATTGCCTGCCGTCTGGGCGAGAAGGCGCGCACCATTGTCGTCGAGGCTGCTGCCAATGTGGAGACACCCAACTTTCGTCACAGCGCTGGCAACATCATCTTCGAAGTGCCAGCTGCATACTGCGTTTAAAGCTTTTAACcaaacccacacacaaaaattaacttttgtaaattatgcacgccttttttaattgtttaaatctGGCTGGTCACTGTTTTCTGTAGTTGTGCCTATGTCTATTGTGTAGCTATTCTAGCTttgatttgtaaatttttctattaatatttatgtactctataagcaatatttataaagcattAAAGCTGGTGGAGCCGGCAGGCGAAATGAAGCAAAGTATAACGAGAGAAAGTATTAAATGTACTTTGTGCATTTGTTAAACTCTAGCattagttaatattatttaagtgcacacaacacaaaaacaaaaaaagcgcaaaatttCATACAACTTTTGtacttaaatacaattttgattAACAACGAAGCGTGTgccatttgcaattattattataaattttatttatatatgtatatgtgtatctattgataaataaaaatgtaaactttgTAAACTTATGTcagttaaaaatattcattcaAAGCAGAGACACTACttacaatttataagcaaataataataatgcagaACTTGGAGCCAATGAGCAACTGGAGCGATATGCAGGCGGCTTTGGCACAAGTCCAGGCTAGCCCCAACAGAGCTCACAGGACGCAAATCAAGCAAAGACGCACACGCCGCAAGCTCAATGAGATGCACAAACGGAACAAGCACAGAACAGCGCTAAAACGTTTTCAGCAACGTCGCCCTTGGCCAGCTTCTGTGCTCCAGACAGCTCCTGGAATATTGTTAAAGCTGCGGCTACGTTGCAAACGTCTTAAATCTTTGCTTAGGAAGCGAAAGCGGCATGCGATGAATATGTCTTAATTGATATTAGGCAAATATGTATATCCAGCAAGTGTTCAGTGTTGGTCCTGCGCTGcagaagaagctgctgctgaagcaaaaattaatacatttcTAATTTCAAatcttaagcattttaaattcaatgttCTTTTGGCAACATGctgaatatataaaagtaaattgagcaatttaattttcaattcttCAACTTCGATTTCTGCTCTCTGAGAGGCTTTCGCAATATGGCGACGTTCGATGAGCGCATCCAATGAGATCGTAAATTGAGAGAGGCAAATGCGCTGAGAGCGGCCGTCAATTCTTCAAATTCGTTTTATGCTCTCTGAGAGGCTTTCGCAATATGGCGACGTTCGATGAGCGCATCCAATGAGATCGTAAATCGAGAGAGGCGAATGCGCTGAGAGCGGCCTTCAACTCTTTTGCCTCAAGCAAGCTCAGTTCGCTGCTGTCTGCTGTTGAGGAAAGACGTGCCCTGTGCGCTCCGCTAAGTGGTTTACATTAAAagtgaatatatttattctttaagCAACTTAACAATACAAACTTAAtcatattttgttaacaatgtATAGTACCCTTAAAGgtattttgatttgcagcGCCTTAAACGATATTTTGCAAATGTAAAGCTAAGTTATAGTTgataacaataaatgcaagctggcagcagcatcagctaagcagcgccaacagctcCGAAGTGCGCTCCAAGCATTTGCAGCCACAGCCCTTGGCACAAACATTGTGcttctaaaataaaaagtggATAAATAAGTGTTGCAGCTATAATAATGGAGTATGGAGTAAGACTGACCTGGAACCACTGCTGCATGTGCGTCATGTGTCCACCATGCCCACAGGAGAGACAAGCATTGGCAGCACCACGCACTGGTAGACAGCACAGCGTGCAAACCAGGACAAGCCGCTTGCAATGCTCGCACTTGGGTGTGCGCTTGGGCTTGTGACATTTGCTGCACTCGCTGACAAACTCGACGCCttgtggcggcggcggagcATGCAACGTATGCTTCAGTATCAGCGCACGCTTGGAGAGCAGCTGCCAGCCGAACAACACGTCAGCATAGGTGCGTTTGAATTGATCAAACAGCGGCATCTTGGTGCGTCGTATCAAGCTGCAAGCATAAGTGTCCGATTGGCCCAGCTTAAAGTCCAGCCAGTCCAAGGAGTCCGACCAGGAActgctgcgcagctgctgcaagtgagCGGGCACTGCACGTGACTGATTCGCGGACTTGAAGTCCAGCGGCAGCACTGTATGATATGGTGAGAGCTGCGCCTGCAAACGACTGTTGCTACTACTGACGCCCATTGCAGCGGCAGGACATTGGCATTTGTCGAAGAGGCAAGCCAGCAGCACTGCAGTTTGTATATCTCCAGCGCTGGCATAGTGCATAATCAATGAATCAAGCAGCGACTTCTTGAACGGATccttcagcagctgcagctcacaGCTCATGGAGGCGTGCGGCAAGTGTGGCGTTGCTATAAGTTCCGCCAGCAGCCATATGGGCAGCAAATCCAAGCGTCCATGCTGGCGACAAATCTCACCATTGCGTCTGCAAGTGGCCGCCACATTGCGCTTGTCCAGCGAGAACTCGCGCGCCATTTCGCGATTTATATGCAACAGCTGGCTGGCATCATAGACGTGCACCACCGGCGTAGTGCCATTCATTTGCCGCATCACACGCTGCTTGCCCGGCTTGCCAGCAATCATGCGCTCCTGCAGATAGAACGAAGCATTTGCATCGCGCTGTGTATTGGCCATGACATTGCCCAAGAGTCCGCTGCTGTTGATGGCGCTCAAAGTGCGTGGCGTTGTCGAACGTTGACGCAGCGTGAGGCGCTTGTTGTTCAGCACTTGGGCGAAGGTTGTCAGCATGCCAATGGCATTGAAGTGCACGCCCGAGGTGCGTGGAAAGGGAATGCAAGCATCATGCAGTGCACTGGACAAAGCGCCCTCCAGTCTGGgcgattgcagcagcaattgactGCGATCCGCATCAGCGCCAGCTATGGCCGTCACGCGTTTCTTCATAGCCGCCACTAGCGCACGCAGACACTGCTCCAAACAGCTTCTGGATTTCTTTACACGCTGCAGCGCATTGGTGCGCAGCACTTTGAGCAGCACCTCACTCAGCTCGCTGCTCAAAGTGGTGCCTTGGCATAGCTGAAAGTCCGGCGGCACGCCTGGACTGGGATACGATGTGGGAAATGTCACTTGCAGTATAACTGTGTGTCCAGCCGCGCAGATTTGAAAGCAAGCATAGCGCTTGATGGCATCTCGAAACTCCACCTCCACATGCGGCATATTAGTGTTCAGCAGCGAGAACTCATGATGCAGCGAGCACGTGGGCTGATCAGTTAACGATCTAGCTATAGTCTCCTCACGTCTGGCATAGCCGCCCACAAAGCTGGGCGAACGTGCCATGGGCAGTGTGCCAGCCTCCAGCGTGGCGGCTATAGGCAgtgaagctgctgcaattggccGTGGATGCAGCATGTGCAAGTCCGGCGGCGTTACAGCGCGTAGATCCGGCAGCTCTGCGTCGTAGCGTTGCGAGACATCGCCTTCATCCTCGTCCTCGGCAGACGGTTCGCAAAGCTTTAGCATATTGTCATCTATCTTCCAGACGCGCAAAGTGCGATCACGTGACCAGGTAACAAGCTCCTGCAAAAgttatttaagtaaattgttgtaaaacaaattgctgacTTACAATCTCTGTAAAGTTTTCACGATTAGGACGCCAAGCAAAGTCAAGTATTACATCTGTATGACCCACAAAGGAGCATATGGGAtctgtttgcttgctgttgctccaCAATAGCAAACTATTCTCGCCGCGACCCAAATGCGGCACCACAATGCTTACCAAGCCGTTGCCTATGGGctgtataatatataacaattatttataattcatatTAAGATTTGAACACTTGCACTTGCCGTATAGCGTGCACGCCAGACAGGCGAGAGTGTGGTAATAATCTTCTCGGCACGTCTGGGATTGCATACATCAAAGTACTTGACAGTGCCATCTTGGCTGGCAGTGGCCAAGCAAGTCTCGCGTCTGTGGCTCCAATTAATGCCATGCACACGATTCAAATGCGCTGTTATATAGTGCGTGGGACACCTGCCCTTGCGTATGTCCCAAATGCGTAGATCGCCGTCATGAGCAGCGGCCAGCAAGGCGCCAGAGACACGATTGAAGCCCACCTGCGTAGCACCagctaaaagtaaatattatttcataaaattaacgcatattttaatgagtttttatacgcacacatgcatacagcATTTAGGGATATAGCTGGCTTGCGTGGATCACGCAAGTCCCATATATGCGAGAACGTGTCGATGGAGCAGCTTACTAGCAAATTGGGATCCTTGCTATGCCAATCAATGTCGGTCACGGTGCGCGTATGACCACGCAAAGAATTCTCATAGTACGGCTCCGCAGGACCCCAGCGAACTATATCTATATTCTGACTTgtctgcaagcaacaaaatcgcCATTTAGAGCACATTTTCAACAAGCATATGTTTACTTACAGCTATGGCGCAGTATTCTTGTTTAGTGGGGCATATGGCAAACTCAGCTACAGAAACCTCATATTTCGATTGGCGCTCGTAACGACGCAGTGTGTTATCCTCTTGACCCAAGCGCTGCAGCGACAAGTGTCCACGACCTGCCAGCAATACCCACTGTCCAG
Proteins encoded in this region:
- the LOC108608548 gene encoding unconventional myosin ID; its protein translation is MAMSKEAGVQDFVLLDQVNMEKFMDNLRKRFQVGSIYTYIGEVCVSMNPYRQMNIYGPETIRKYKGRELFENPPHIYATADAAYRVLKQRHQDTCILISGESGAGKTEASKIIMKYIAAVTNAQGQNEIERVKNVLIQSNAILETFGNAKTNRNDNSSRFGKYMDIEFDYKADPVGGIITNYLLEKSRVVQQQPGERNFHSFYQLLRGASDNELRQYDLQKETSKYHYLNQGSMDILSEKTDYKGTTFAFKTLGFQADEVHTIWRTIASILHLGNVEFQTIEDELVITNKTHLQSAAKLLQVTESELSAALTKRTIAAGGNVMKKDHDATQAEHGKDALAKAIYDRLFTWVISRINRAILFRGSKVQARFNSVIGVLDIYGFEIFDSNSFEQFCINYCNEKLQQLFIELVLKQEQEEYQREGIEWTNIEYFNNKIICDLVEQPHKGIIAIMDEACLSVGNVNDDTLLGAMDKNLSKHPHYTSRQLKPTDKELKHREDFRITHYAGDVIYNINGFIEKNRDTLYQDFKRLLHNSKDANLSEMWPEGAQDIKKTTKRPLTAGTLFQRSMADLVSTLLKKEPFYVRCIKPNDIKSSSMFDEERVQHQVRYLGLLENVRVRRAGFVHRQRYDKFLLRYKMISQYTWPNFRAGSDRDGVRVLIEEKGFAQDVKYGHTKIFIRSPKTLFALEQQRNEMIPHIVTLLQKQVRGWIARRNFKKMKAALTIMRAYKTYKLRSYVHELAQRFRHAKQQRDYGRSIQWPNPPLSGRQAAVRLHRIFDHWRAYMILRKYPRSEWPQLRLQIIAATALAGRRPYWGQQRKWLGDYLANSLDNSGYEAYTANVKNLRNSGGGDSFRQVLFSGFVRKFNRHNKQADRAFIVTDTNIYKLEGIKKKFKDMQRSIAIKELTSISVTPGRDQLIVFHSPKNNDLVFSLQGETTQLKEDRIGELVGIVCKKYYDATGTELRVNVGSNIACRLGEKARTIVVEAAANVETPNFRHSAGNIIFEVPAAYCV
- the LOC108594492 gene encoding GATOR complex protein Wdr59; protein product: MPPTETLRAGSGGGDRTISELVIRQSNKSYEHRDSQATAMSVDYSGQWVLLAGRGHLSLQRLGQEDNTLRRYERQSKYEVSVAEFAICPTKQEYCAIATSQNIDIVRWGPAEPYYENSLRGHTRTVTDIDWHSKDPNLLVSCSIDTFSHIWDLRDPRKPAISLNAVCMSGATQVGFNRVSGALLAAAHDGDLRIWDIRKGRCPTHYITAHLNRVHGINWSHRRETCLATASQDGTVKYFDVCNPRRAEKIITTLSPVWRARYTPIGNGLVSIVVPHLGRGENSLLLWSNSKQTDPICSFVGHTDVILDFAWRPNRENFTEIELVTWSRDRTLRVWKIDDNMLKLCEPSAEDEDEGDVSQRYDAELPDLRAVTPPDLHMLHPRPIAAASLPIAATLEAGTLPMARSPSFVGGYARREETIARSLTDQPTCSLHHEFSLLNTNMPHVEVEFRDAIKRYACFQICAAGHTVILQVTFPTSYPSPGVPPDFQLCQGTTLSSELSEVLLKVLRTNALQRVKKSRSCLEQCLRALVAAMKKRVTAIAGADADRSQLLLQSPRLEGALSSALHDACIPFPRTSGVHFNAIGMLTTFAQVLNNKRLTLRQRSTTPRTLSAINSSGLLGNVMANTQRDANASFYLQERMIAGKPGKQRVMRQMNGTTPVVHVYDASQLLHINREMAREFSLDKRNVAATCRRNGEICRQHGRLDLLPIWLLAELIATPHLPHASMSCELQLLKDPFKKSLLDSLIMHYASAGDIQTAVLLACLFDKCQCPAAAMGVSSSNSRLQAQLSPYHTVLPLDFKSANQSRAVPAHLQQLRSSSWSDSLDWLDFKLGQSDTYACSLIRRTKMPLFDQFKRTYADVLFGWQLLSKRALILKHTLHAPPPPQGVEFVSECSKCHKPKRTPKCEHCKRLVLVCTLCCLPVRGAANACLSCGHGGHMTHMQQWFQKHNVCAKGCGCKCLERTSELLALLS